The Atribacterota bacterium nucleotide sequence TCCTTTATCAGCTTCATTGCATTTTCCACCCCAACCACTGCCGGTAGACCATATTCACGGGTAATTACTGCACCATGAGACATAGCACCGCCTACCTCGGTGACAAGCCCTGCAATAGTTACAAATACAGGAG carries:
- a CDS encoding PEP-utilizing enzyme → PVFVTIAGLVTEVGGAMSHGAVITREYGLPAVVGVENAMKLIKDGQKISVNGTEGYVEIL